The Candidatus Sericytochromatia bacterium genome includes the window CCACCAGCAACAGGCGGGCGTCACTCGTCTCAAGCGGGGGCGAGCGGTGGATCACGCCCGGGGCGAGTGGCGCGGGGGCCAGCTTGCCCGGCATGACCAGCGCGGCCCCGGGCGCAGCCGCGTTCAGCGTGTGCTCAGGCCCGGCCGTGGTGAGCCCGAGCAGCGCCTCGTCGCTCGTCCACTGGGTGGTCGGGCCCCGATAGGTGGTGACCAGGCGCAGGGGCATGGTGTCGCGGTGGAATTTCCAGCAGGGCTGGTGGGCGATCGCCGACCAGCGCAGTCTCAGGGTTTCGCAGGCGATTCCGAACTCGCAGGCCAGCTGATAGAGCCAGGCGGCTTGATCCAGTGCCTCATCGCAGAGGACCTCTCGGAGGCGCTGATTGTCAGCCGGGTCGAGGCCGACCAGTGCGTGTCCGAGGGCCTGCTCCAGCGGCTCGGCGGCCCAGTGCGTTGCACGCGCCGCGACGCAGTATTCCACTTCCCAAGCTGCCGCGTGGTGATAGGGCGACAGGGCTTCCGCCAGCGTGCGCTGGCGCTCCTCAGGCGGCTGACGCAGCCAGGCCTCACCGGGCCTCGCTTTGAGCTGCCGGGCGGCCTCCGCGGCTGAGTGGGTGGCTGATGGCCACGGCGTCACGAAGGGCATCGGGCAGATCCTGCGCAGAGTGGGCATCGTGCTGGAGCCGGCGGGCGGTCTGTGCCGTACCCGGAGGACCCGAGGGGGCGACCCAGGGTCTGTCAGCCTGGGTCGCAATTGCAAGATATACGCGTTAAGTGTGTCCCGTCAAGGCGGTGGGAAATTGCCAAGAGCTGCGCATTTGATCGATTTTCCAGTCAAATATGACCCGTTGGGCTTGACAGCCTTCTGGGAAATTGTTGCAATAATCTTGCAATAAATAAGGGGCAACGCATGAATTTCGGCAACCTGTTCTCCTTTGCGCCCGCCGGGGACGAGACGGCGCAGGCCACCCGCCAGATCAAGCGGTGGGCCGAGCGTCTCTTCGGGGCCGGCCTGCGGGATGTGGTCACGGTGTCGGAATTGCGCTGCGGCGAGATCGATTGCCCCGACCTCGAGACCCTGGTCGTGCTTTCGCCCGCTTCGGGCGGCCGGCGCTTCCTCAAAATCGCCAAGCCCGCCACCGCCGTGACCGAAACCGACCTGGTCTCGGCCTTCCGTGCGGGCCTTCAGCAGGAGATTCAACCGTGACAACCACGCTGGAAAAGGTACCGGTGACCGTTCTGACAGGATTTCTCGGGGCTGGCAAGACCACCTTGCTCAACCGCATCCTGACCGAGGAGCACGGGCTGCGCATCGCCGTGATCGAGAACGAATTCGGGGAGATCGGGATCGACAACCAGATCGTGATCAACGCGGAAGAAGAAATTTTCGAGATGAACAACGGCTGCATCTGCTGCACCGTGCGCGGGGACCTGATTCGCATTCTCGGTCAGCTGATGCGCCGCAAGGATCGCTTCGACCACATCGTGATCGAGACGACCGGTCTGGCCGACCCGGCCCCGGTGGCGCAGACCTTCTTCGTCGACGACGAGATGAAAGAATCCCTGCAACTCGATGGCATCGTCACGCTGGTGGACGCCCATCACCTGAGCCTGCACCTCGATTCGGATGCCGAGGCCCTTGCGCAGGTCGCCTTTGCCGATGTGATCGTGATCAACAAGACCGATCTGGTCACGCCGGACGAGGTCGACGCGCTGGAAGCCCGGCTGCGCGGCATCAACGCCGTGGCCCGGATCGAACGGGCGGCGCACGCCGCGATCCCGATCGAGGCGGCCATTCGCGTGGGTGGGTTTGACCTGGATCGTGCCCTCGCGATCAAGCCGACCTTCCTGGAGCCGGAGTGGCCGTTCGAGGCCGCCAGCGTCTATGAACTGGCCGCCGGTCGCCACGAGTTGGTGCTGGCCGCGGGGCCGGACCCCAGCATCGACGTGCTGCTCGAATCGTTGCCGACCGCCAGCGAGGACGCGCTGGCTGCGGTCGAGCAGGCCGCGCTGGTTCGCTTCACGGCGGATCCCGAGTCGGTGCTGCCCGGCGCCACCCTGAAGCCCGATGCGCCCCCGCTGACGCTGGATGTGCAGGCTGAGCGCAACGTGTACCAGATCGACATCCCGGCGCCCGGTGCCTACGTGCTTTACAGCCAGCATGGTCCCGAGGAATTCGACCTGGCCCTGTGCGGCCCGG containing:
- a CDS encoding DUF1826 domain-containing protein, which produces MPFVTPWPSATHSAAEAARQLKARPGEAWLRQPPEERQRTLAEALSPYHHAAAWEVEYCVAARATHWAAEPLEQALGHALVGLDPADNQRLREVLCDEALDQAAWLYQLACEFGIACETLRLRWSAIAHQPCWKFHRDTMPLRLVTTYRGPTTQWTSDEALLGLTTAGPEHTLNAAAPGAALVMPGKLAPAPLAPGVIHRSPPLETSDARLLLVVDMMATVP
- a CDS encoding GTP-binding protein, coding for MTTTLEKVPVTVLTGFLGAGKTTLLNRILTEEHGLRIAVIENEFGEIGIDNQIVINAEEEIFEMNNGCICCTVRGDLIRILGQLMRRKDRFDHIVIETTGLADPAPVAQTFFVDDEMKESLQLDGIVTLVDAHHLSLHLDSDAEALAQVAFADVIVINKTDLVTPDEVDALEARLRGINAVARIERAAHAAIPIEAAIRVGGFDLDRALAIKPTFLEPEWPFEAASVYELAAGRHELVLAAGPDPSIDVLLESLPTASEDALAAVEQAALVRFTADPESVLPGATLKPDAPPLTLDVQAERNVYQIDIPAPGAYVLYSQHGPEEFDLALCGPDGTALAPAFVRAYAPDHEHDESVGSVGLELDAPLDSQKLNAWMGSLLRERGVDIFRSKGVLHIAGQARRFVFQGVHMLFDGRPGEPWGDAPRKSQLVFIGRNLDRQALTEGFLACRA